One Romboutsia sp. 13368 genomic window carries:
- a CDS encoding sensor histidine kinase, with the protein MSVMQLAIVKENIHEHTSNIDIINNNCQRLLRLINNIIDIEKFDTHQLKLDLENINIVNLIEDIISSIEPYAESKNLSIIFDTNDEDIIMALDYSKIERIILNLLSNAIKFSYDNGEIHVNVNKIDENVIISVKDFGIGMDKKYLDKIFDRFVQVDNTMTRKNEGSGIGLSIVKSFVSLHNGTIDVKSGKNEGCEFIINIPIKLIXDXXVF; encoded by the coding sequence ATGTCTGTTATGCAACTTGCAATAGTAAAAGAGAATATTCATGAACATACTTCTAATATAGATATTATTAATAATAATTGTCAAAGATTACTAAGGCTTATAAATAATATAATAGATATTGAAAAGTTTGATACTCATCAATTAAAATTAGATTTAGAAAATATAAATATAGTAAATTTAATAGAAGATATAATATCATCTATTGAACCATATGCAGAATCAAAGAATTTAAGCATAATATTTGATACTAATGATGAAGATATAATTATGGCACTAGATTATTCTAAAATAGAAAGAATAATATTAAACCTACTTTCAAATGCAATTAAGTTCTCTTATGATAATGGAGAAATACATGTCAATGTAAATAAAATAGATGAAAATGTAATTATAAGTGTAAAAGACTTTGGAATAGGTATGGATAAAAAGTATTTAGATAAGATATTTGATAGATTTGTTCAAGTTGATAATACTATGACTAGAAAAAATGAAGGAAGTGGTATAGGGTTATCAATAGTAAAATCATTTGTTAGTTTACACAATGGAACCATTGATGTTAAGTCTGGAAAAAATGAAGGCTGTGAGTTTATTATAAATATTCCAATTAAATTAATTRAAGATAANNAAGTATTTT
- a CDS encoding thermonuclease family protein produces the protein MTSRLLLVDTPESVKKGVDPQPYSIEASNYSKENLIAGDTVYIEYDEGSKTDKYNRHLGYLWFKSSEDNNWYMLNEKLISNGYARVGYIYSQKRHLDDLYKAQDYAKSHKLNIWSVDGYVTDNGYDVDAYNSNNDTSSNTTNASDTSNKEETSSNTVYANGGSSSSTKYHSSKDAHNMKGAIEMTESEAKSKGYSPCGLCY, from the coding sequence ATAACTTCAAGATTATTATTAGTAGATACTCCAGAATCAGTAAAAAAAGGAGTAGATCCTCAACCTTACTCAATAGAAGCATCTAACTATTCAAAAGAAAATTTAATAGCTGGTGATACAGTTTATATTGAATATGATGAAGGTAGTAAAACAGATAAATACAATAGACATTTAGGATATTTATGGTTCAAATCTAGTGAAGATAATAACTGGTATATGCTTAATGAAAAATTAATATCTAATGGATATGCTAGAGTTGGATATATATATTCTCAAAAAAGACACTTAGATGATCTTTATAAAGCTCAAGATTATGCAAAATCACATAAGTTAAATATATGGTCTGTAGATGGGTATGTAACTGATAATGGATATGATGTGGATGCTTATAATTCAAATAATGATACATCATCTAATACTACTAATGCTTCTGATACTTCTAATAAAGAAGAAACTTCATCTAATACAGTTTACGCTAATGGTGGTTCTTCTAGTTCAACTAAATACCACTCTAGTAAGGATGCACACAACATGAAAGGTGCTATAGAAATGACTGAAAGTGAAGCTAAATCTAAAGGATATTCTCCTTGTGGATTATGTTATTAA